From the Mesorhizobium koreense genome, the window GGACGGCGCGGCAGGATGGGGCCACCGGCAGCGATGCCGCGCCTTTTGCCGCCGGCTGGAAACATGCCGGCGCGATCACCCATGTCTTCACGCATTTCGCGCTGGAACTGCAGGTCTATCGGGCCGATCCGCAAGACCTTGCCGCGCCGGTGGACTATTGGTGGTCGCCTGCGGGTGAAATATGCGACGAGGCCTTGCCGACAATCATGAAAAAGGCCATCGAGGCGGCCGTTCCCGGAGCGACGAAGCGTCCGCATCCTCCTAAAGCGAGAAAAGCATGAGCGAAATCCGCCACATCGTCTTCGATATCGGCAAGGTGCTGATCCATTACGATCCGGAACTGCCCTACCGCCGCCTTATCCCCGACGAAGAGAAGCGGCGTTGGTTCTTCGCGGAAATCTGCACGCCCGAATGGAACATCGAGCAGGATCGCGGCCGCACCTGGGAAGAGGCCGAGGCGCTATTGATCGCCGATTATCCGGACGAGGCGGAGAACATCCGTGGCTTTCGCCGGAATTGGCACGAGATGGTGCCGCATGCCTATAAGGAGAGCGTCGCCATCATGGAAACGCTGATCGACCAGGGCTACGACGTTACCATGCTGACCAACTTCGCCTCCGACACATTCATCGAGGCGCGAGAGCGCTTTACATTTCTCGCCAGGCCGCGCGGCGTGACCGTATCCGGCGACATCCGGGCGATCAAACCTGATCGCGCCATCTTCGATCACCACGTCACAGCTTTCGGCCTCGATCCGAAGGCCACGATCTTCATCGACGACAGCGCCAAGAATGTCGAAGGCGCACGCGCGGCGGGTTGGAACGCAGTGCTGTTCACCAACGCCGAAACGCTTCGCAAAGACCTCGTGGGTTACGGGATCGAGATATGATCCAGTCTACGCCGCGCTGACCTGCAGCCGTTGGCGCACCACCGCACGCAACTCGTCGATGGGCTTCAGCCTGCCCTTCTCTTCGTAGTGCCAGAAGGTCCAGCCATTGCAGGCATCGAGCCCTTGCACGATGGCGCCCAGCCGATGGATCGAGCCGGCGCGGCTGTCGGCGGAGAGCGTACCGTCGGCGCGGACCGAAGCGGCGAAGCGGCGGCGTGAATCGTAAAGCACGGTGCCGGGGCGTACGAGCCCGGCTTCCAGAAGGCTCGCGAAAGCGACACGCGGTTCGGCACGCTTGCCGGTCATGACGGTCAGGTCGCCTTCCGCCAGCGGCTCGACGGCGGCAATGCGTGCCGTTGCTGCGTCGATATAGGCCTGCTCGCGCTCGACGCCGACGAAATGGCGGCCGAGGCGCCTTGCCACCGCGCCGGTCGTGCCGGAACCGAAGAACGGGTCGAGCACGACATCGCCGGGCTTGGTCGAAGCCATCATGATACGGCCCAGGAGCGCTTCGGGTTTTTGCGTGGGATGTACCTTGGAGCCGTCCTCGCCCTTCAGGCGCTCCGCGCCGGTGCAAATCGGGAAGAGCCAGTCCGAACGCATCTGGAGGTCATCGTTCGCGGCCTTCAATGCCTCGTAATTGAATGTATAGCCCTTCGCCTTGGCGTCGCGGGAAGCCCAGATCATGGTCTCGTGGGCGTTCTGAAAGCGGCGGCCGCGGAAATTTGGCATCGGATTCGTCTTGCGCCAGACGATATCGTTCAGGAACCAGAAGCCGAGATCCTGCATGATGGCGCCGACGCGGAAGATGTTGTGGTAGGAGCCGATCACCCAGATCGTCCCGTTGGGCTTCAGCACGCGGCGGGCGGCAAGAAGCCAGGCGCGGGTGAAGGCATCATAGGCGGCGAAGCTTTCAAATTGATCCCACGCATCGTCGACTGCGTCGACCTTCGACTGGTCCGGACGATGGAGATCGCCGTCGAGTTGGAGATTGTAAGGCGGGTCGGCGAAGACGATATCGATCGATTTTTCCGGCAGCCTTTCCAGCGCCGCAACGCAGTCGCCCTTGATGATCGTATCCAGCCACGCCGCCCTCCCGGCGACAGGCGAAACCTCTTCGGCGAAATTAGAAGAAGACGACATGAATGTACCCGAGACACGCGTTACTCTTTACCGATCGTTATGGTTACTCTTCTCGGTAAACATTTAATGAAATGGGCGCCCGGATCGTGAGTGCCCTTGGCGAGGTGTGCCATCGGGGCGCGGTTGCCACGCGCGGCCGGAATGCATAGATGTCCGGCAATCCTCCAACAATTGGAATCCCGATATGCCGGCTCCCGAACTGGTCATCTTCGATTGCGACGGCGTGCTCGTCGATTCGGAAGTCATCGCCGCCCGCGTCGAGGCCGAGGTGCTGACGAGGGCTGGCTACGAAATCGATGCAGACGAGCTTTCCGAGCGCTTTGCCGGACTGACATTCACCGACATGCTGCTCAGGATCGAGGCCGAGACCGGCCTGCCCTTCCAGGCCTCCATCATCGCGCGGACCGAAGAACTGATCGATAAACGGCTCGGTGGCGAGGTGCGGCCGATCGAAGGCGCACGCAATGCCGTTCTTTCCGTGAAGGGGCCGCGTTGTATCTGTTCGAATTCGAGCACGAAGCGCGTGACGCTTTCGCTGACGAGAGCGGGGCTGATGCCGCTTTTCGAAGGCCTGATCTTCTCGAGCCTCGAAATCCCCTCGAAGCGCACCAAGCCGGCGCCGGATGTCTTTCTATACGCGGCGGAGAAGCTCAAGGCCGATCCGAAACAGACCTTCGTCATCGAGGATTCGGTGCATGGCGTGACCGGCGCGAGGGCCGCCGGCATGCGGGTCATCGGCTTTACCGGCGCGTCGCATTCCTATCCGGGCCATGCCGACCGGCTGACCGAAGCCGGCGCGGAGACCGTCATCCGCCGCTGGGCGGAATTTCCGGCCGTCCTCGCTGCGCTGTCGGAATGGGCGGAGCCGCTGTAGGGACTGCTCCGCCCGCCATACGCTATTTCTTCTTCGACTTTCCTGCCTCTGCGCCCCCGTCGAAGCCGGCGAAGATCTGGATGTTACGCTTGGCCGGCGCGTCGAAGGTGACGTTTGCATTGCTGTAGAGGAACTGCGCGGCTTCGGACGTGTCGCTCACCTGCACCGGATATTTCGCGAGATTGGAGTAGATGACGTCGCCGTCACGCAGCACCGCGATACGGATCGGCAGCGTCACCGCGCCGGTCTTGCCCATCGGTCCCGGCACGACCTTGCCGGCGACCGCAACGGTCATGGTCAGCATGCCGCCCTGGTAGTTGCAGGAGCGCGTTACGTCGGTGATCGAAGCCTGATAGATCAGACCGGCTGAATTATCCGGCTGCGCATTGGGGTTTGCCAGCGGATCGTCTTCGTCCTTCTTGGTCTTCTTGGCGCCCTTGGCATATTGGCTATAGAAGGCCGTGCCCTCACGCAGCGTGACAGTCGGGCAATACGCCAGAAGGTCCTTCTCGCTGATCTTGGTGGACGGCGGAGGCGGCGCGTCCTTCACCCCCGGATCGAGCTTGCTCAAACCCCCGCCAGATTGGCAACCGGCGAGCGCCAGGATAAGACCGGCCGCGCACAATGAAGCTGGAAATCTGCTCTCGAACACACGAAACTCCCTCAACCTGTTTCCTCGCCGCGAAGAAGGTGTCTATATCAACGCCGGATCGGAAATGCGACCGAGGGAAACGGTTTTCCCTCGGAGCTTGAAGGCGGAACGCGACGGACCGACAGAAAATGCAGTATATCAGCACCAGAGGCGAGGCCCCAGCGCTTGGCTTTTCCGATACGCTTCTCGCCGGGCTCGCCCGCGACGGCGGGCTTTATCTACCCGAAGAATGGCCGCATTTCGGCGCGGCGGAGATCCGAGCCCTTCGCGGCCTGTCCTATCCGGAAATGGCCGTCAGGCTGCTGACGCCGTTCACTGGCGGCGAGATCGACGCAAGGACCTTCTCCGCCATCGTGCATGAGGCCTATGCAACCTTCCGGCACGATGCGGTGTGTCCGCTGGTGCAGACGGGCGCGAACGAATTCGTGCTGGAACTCTTCCATGGGCCGACGCTCGCCTTCAAGGACGTCGCCATGCAACTTCTGGCGCGCCTGATGGACCATGTGCTTGCCGAGCGCGGCGAACGCGCGACGATCGTCGGCGCCACTTCAGGCGATACGGGTGGCGCGGCCATCGATGCCTTCGCCGGGCGCGATCGCACCGACATCTTCATCCTTTTCCCGCACGGCCGCGTCTCGCCGGTGCAGCAGCGCCAGATGACGAGTTCGACCGCCGTCAACGTCCACGCGCTGGCGATCGAGGGCAATTTCGACGACTGCCAGGGGCTCGTCAAAGGCCTGTTCAACAATCATCAATTCCGCGATGCGGTTTCGCTCTCCGGCATCAATTCGATCAACTGGGCGCGCATCATGGCCCAGATCGTCTACTATTTTTCTGCCGCCGTCTCGCTCGGTGCGCCGGACCGGCCGGTCTCCTTCACGGTGCCGACCGGAAATTTCGGCGACATCTTTGCCGGCTACGCCGCCAAGCGGATGGGCTTGCCGGTCGACCGCCTCGTCATCGCCACCAACGACAACGACATATTGGCGCGCACGCTTCGCAGCGGCCGATACGAGACGCGCAAGGTAGTGGAGACGACCTCGCCTTCGATGGACATACAGATATCATCCAATTTCGAGCGGCTGCTCTTCGAGGCGGCAGGCCGCGACGCCGCGCTGGTGCGGCGCGAGATGGAAAGCCTGAAGCAATCCGGCGTGTTCGATCTGGAGAAACGCCAGTTTTCATCGATCCGTCAGGAATTTACGGCCGGACGCTCGACCATGGCCGAAACGGCTGAAACCATCCGCGGCATCCTCGAACAGGACGGCTATCTCCTCGATCCGCATACGGCGACCGCCATCAGGGTCGCGCGCGACAATGCTGATCGGAGTGCGCCGATGGTCGTGCTGGCAACCGCGCATCCCGCCAAATTCCCGACGGCCGTCAGGGAAGCGAGCGGCGTCGCGCCGGCGCTGCCCGCCTTTCTCTCGGACTTGATGCAGCGCAAGGAAACCTTCACGGTGCTTCCCTCCGACCCGAAAATGTTGGAAGATTACGTCATGCGACGCACACGGGCGGCGCGCGTACAAGGAGTATCTCATTAATGGGTGTCGAGGTTAGCCGTCTTTCGAACGGCCTGACGGTTGCGACCGAAACCATTCCTTCCATCGAAACCGTCGCGCTCGGCGTCTGGGTCAAGTCAGGGGCGCGAAACGAGCGTGACGATGAACACGGCATCGCCCACCTCCTCGAGCACATGGCCTTCAAGGGAACGGGGCAGCGCTCGGCCTGGGATATCGCCTCGCAGATCGAAGACGTCGGCGGCGAGATCAATGCCGCGACCAGCGTAGAGACGACCGCCTTCTTCGCCCGCGTTCTTGCCGACGACGTGCCGCTCGCCGTCGATATCCTTTCCGACATCCTCACCGATTCACGCTTCGATCCGGGTGAACTGGAGCGCGAACAGCACGTCATCCTGCAGGAGATCGGTGCCGCCTATGACACGCCGGACGATATCGTCTTCGACCGGTTCACCGAGACAGCCTTCCGC encodes:
- a CDS encoding HAD family hydrolase; its protein translation is MSEIRHIVFDIGKVLIHYDPELPYRRLIPDEEKRRWFFAEICTPEWNIEQDRGRTWEEAEALLIADYPDEAENIRGFRRNWHEMVPHAYKESVAIMETLIDQGYDVTMLTNFASDTFIEARERFTFLARPRGVTVSGDIRAIKPDRAIFDHHVTAFGLDPKATIFIDDSAKNVEGARAAGWNAVLFTNAETLRKDLVGYGIEI
- a CDS encoding site-specific DNA-methyltransferase, which gives rise to MSSSSNFAEEVSPVAGRAAWLDTIIKGDCVAALERLPEKSIDIVFADPPYNLQLDGDLHRPDQSKVDAVDDAWDQFESFAAYDAFTRAWLLAARRVLKPNGTIWVIGSYHNIFRVGAIMQDLGFWFLNDIVWRKTNPMPNFRGRRFQNAHETMIWASRDAKAKGYTFNYEALKAANDDLQMRSDWLFPICTGAERLKGEDGSKVHPTQKPEALLGRIMMASTKPGDVVLDPFFGSGTTGAVARRLGRHFVGVEREQAYIDAATARIAAVEPLAEGDLTVMTGKRAEPRVAFASLLEAGLVRPGTVLYDSRRRFAASVRADGTLSADSRAGSIHRLGAIVQGLDACNGWTFWHYEEKGRLKPIDELRAVVRQRLQVSAA
- a CDS encoding HAD family hydrolase, which codes for MPAPELVIFDCDGVLVDSEVIAARVEAEVLTRAGYEIDADELSERFAGLTFTDMLLRIEAETGLPFQASIIARTEELIDKRLGGEVRPIEGARNAVLSVKGPRCICSNSSTKRVTLSLTRAGLMPLFEGLIFSSLEIPSKRTKPAPDVFLYAAEKLKADPKQTFVIEDSVHGVTGARAAGMRVIGFTGASHSYPGHADRLTEAGAETVIRRWAEFPAVLAALSEWAEPL
- the thrC gene encoding threonine synthase, whose translation is MQYISTRGEAPALGFSDTLLAGLARDGGLYLPEEWPHFGAAEIRALRGLSYPEMAVRLLTPFTGGEIDARTFSAIVHEAYATFRHDAVCPLVQTGANEFVLELFHGPTLAFKDVAMQLLARLMDHVLAERGERATIVGATSGDTGGAAIDAFAGRDRTDIFILFPHGRVSPVQQRQMTSSTAVNVHALAIEGNFDDCQGLVKGLFNNHQFRDAVSLSGINSINWARIMAQIVYYFSAAVSLGAPDRPVSFTVPTGNFGDIFAGYAAKRMGLPVDRLVIATNDNDILARTLRSGRYETRKVVETTSPSMDIQISSNFERLLFEAAGRDAALVRREMESLKQSGVFDLEKRQFSSIRQEFTAGRSTMAETAETIRGILEQDGYLLDPHTATAIRVARDNADRSAPMVVLATAHPAKFPTAVREASGVAPALPAFLSDLMQRKETFTVLPSDPKMLEDYVMRRTRAARVQGVSH